In Marinobacter antarcticus, one genomic interval encodes:
- a CDS encoding amino acid ABC transporter permease, translated as MEYEFHWNVVFQKMPELLNGAFVTLHVSVLAMLLGVVIAILMAIAKMNNSKPFCYVATVWVEIARNTPALFQIYMAYFGLGALGIHLSPYVAVLSALVFINAGYLTETFRGGFQSIPSTQYSASKSLGMNSFQVYRYIILPQMLRRIYHPMTNQFVWSILMSSLGILVGMGELSGTTQRLQSLSFRTLEFFIVAAVMYFIITKLVLISSSLISRKLFRGEI; from the coding sequence ATGGAATATGAATTTCACTGGAACGTCGTGTTCCAGAAAATGCCTGAGTTACTGAACGGGGCCTTTGTAACCCTGCACGTATCAGTGCTCGCCATGCTCCTGGGTGTTGTGATTGCGATACTGATGGCGATTGCCAAGATGAACAACAGCAAGCCCTTTTGTTATGTCGCTACGGTATGGGTCGAGATAGCCCGAAACACTCCGGCACTTTTTCAAATCTACATGGCCTATTTCGGGCTGGGGGCTCTTGGCATTCATCTAAGCCCCTATGTTGCGGTGTTAAGCGCTCTGGTATTTATCAATGCGGGTTACCTGACTGAGACTTTTCGGGGCGGATTTCAGTCCATCCCCAGCACACAGTACAGCGCTTCCAAATCTCTGGGTATGAACAGCTTTCAGGTGTATCGATACATCATCCTGCCGCAGATGCTCAGGCGCATCTATCATCCGATGACAAACCAGTTTGTCTGGTCCATCCTGATGAGTTCGCTGGGAATTCTGGTTGGAATGGGCGAGCTGTCCGGAACAACACAGAGGCTGCAGTCATTGTCATTTCGTACGCTTGAGTTCTTCATTGTGGCAGCGGTTATGTACTTCATCATCACCAAGCTTGTGCTGATCAGTTCGTCACTTATTTCCCGCAAACTATTCAGGGGGGAAATCTGA
- a CDS encoding transporter substrate-binding domain-containing protein has product MIKKLAAAALACVAFTSVNATADQLDTVIQRGTLNCGVVLDFPPMGYFDADNQPAGFDVDYCNDLAEVLGVDVNILNLTWGDRIPSLISGKTDVVIGSTSDTMERAKTVGFTYPYFVFKFQVIAPKEENISSFDDLKNVKVGAALGTTYETEYLAYAEKKGWGTDNYTAFKSENDAYLGLYQGKVDAVISTNTNIATKLQSEEFKDFSAGPFVPNYDDVVGLIAKRSETAWINYLNLFLVRQIRDGNMNAAYNKHFGSDAPADLIQSLRDNK; this is encoded by the coding sequence ATGATTAAAAAATTAGCAGCAGCCGCACTTGCCTGCGTTGCATTCACTTCCGTGAATGCGACAGCCGATCAGCTTGATACCGTGATTCAACGAGGCACGTTGAACTGTGGCGTGGTTCTCGACTTTCCACCTATGGGCTATTTTGACGCAGACAATCAACCTGCAGGTTTTGACGTAGATTATTGTAACGATCTGGCCGAGGTCCTCGGCGTGGACGTAAATATACTCAATCTCACTTGGGGTGATCGAATCCCATCCCTGATTTCCGGGAAGACCGATGTTGTTATCGGCTCTACTTCTGACACTATGGAACGTGCAAAAACCGTCGGATTCACCTACCCGTACTTCGTTTTCAAGTTTCAGGTAATTGCCCCGAAAGAAGAGAACATCAGCTCGTTTGATGACCTCAAGAACGTGAAAGTGGGTGCTGCACTGGGCACTACCTACGAAACTGAATACCTCGCCTATGCCGAGAAAAAAGGCTGGGGAACCGATAATTACACAGCGTTCAAATCTGAAAACGATGCATACCTGGGTTTGTACCAGGGCAAAGTGGATGCGGTTATCTCAACCAACACCAATATTGCTACCAAACTGCAAAGCGAAGAGTTCAAAGATTTTTCTGCAGGCCCCTTTGTACCCAACTATGACGACGTCGTAGGTCTGATCGCAAAAAGAAGTGAAACCGCCTGGATCAACTACCTGAACCTGTTCCTGGTTCGTCAGATTCGTGACGGCAACATGAATGCGGCTTACAACAAGCACTTCGGTTCAGATGCGCCTGCTGATCTGATCCAGTCCTTGAGAGACAACAAGTAA
- the lhpI gene encoding cis-3-hydroxy-L-proline dehydratase → MDTFSAGTRDYSCIFIEGEASGEILVCDEGLSFWGGVDPDFGSIIDVHHPNYGELVAGKILMMPTSRGSCSGSGVLLELSLNSLAPAALVFQEHEEVLTLGALVSDRIFGRPIPTISLSPADYEALARSKTASISGHRIKADNLDLELATTRLGDIDLSEADKALLNDEAGPAARVAMEIICLMAAAEGARHLTDVTRGHIDGCILSHSANLIFAEKLADLGAKVSIPTTINAISVDRENWRSQHVPDDFGNRASRLADAYVRMGARPTFTCAPYLLDDAPEFGEVIGWSESNAVIFANTVLGARTPKHPDYLDLFIAMTGRAPASGVYTQEGRVARRVLNVTPPSAPGNHDELFWPLLGWLAGKFSPDHIPLVTGLENLKPSTDDLKSLCAAFGTTSGVPMLHIAGHTPEAHLLPSADADHQSIGIPEFISAWNELNRGDLKIDLVAIGSPHASIDEARRIADLFGDRHCNLSTQLIITIGRDMLQAARSEGIVDRLERAGVRLIPDLCWCSIVEPVFPQDAEGLFTNSGKYAHYAHGLSGRHSRIGSLEDCVEAAISGHAPERLPEWLQS, encoded by the coding sequence TTGGATACATTTTCGGCTGGCACCAGAGACTACAGCTGTATTTTTATTGAAGGCGAGGCATCAGGTGAGATCCTTGTCTGTGATGAAGGTCTTAGCTTCTGGGGAGGTGTCGACCCCGATTTCGGGAGCATTATCGATGTGCATCATCCGAATTATGGAGAGTTGGTCGCTGGAAAAATTCTGATGATGCCGACTTCCCGCGGTTCTTGCAGTGGCAGCGGAGTTCTTCTCGAACTATCCCTGAACTCTCTTGCACCGGCAGCTCTGGTGTTTCAGGAGCATGAGGAGGTTTTAACCCTGGGTGCTCTGGTATCCGATCGTATTTTTGGCCGGCCCATTCCAACGATCTCGTTATCACCTGCCGACTACGAGGCTCTGGCTCGCTCGAAAACAGCATCGATCTCGGGACACAGAATTAAGGCTGATAACCTCGACCTCGAACTCGCAACAACCAGGCTTGGTGACATAGACCTCTCCGAAGCAGACAAAGCACTTTTGAACGATGAAGCCGGACCGGCCGCGCGAGTGGCGATGGAGATCATTTGCCTGATGGCTGCCGCCGAAGGAGCCCGACACCTCACCGATGTCACAAGAGGGCATATAGACGGTTGCATCCTGTCGCATTCGGCAAATCTGATCTTCGCAGAAAAGCTGGCCGATCTCGGTGCTAAAGTTTCCATACCCACAACCATAAATGCCATTTCGGTCGATAGAGAAAACTGGCGCTCTCAGCATGTACCTGATGACTTTGGTAACCGCGCGAGCAGACTGGCTGATGCCTACGTCAGGATGGGTGCCCGCCCAACGTTCACCTGCGCCCCTTATCTCCTGGACGACGCCCCAGAATTCGGCGAAGTGATCGGCTGGTCAGAATCAAACGCGGTCATCTTCGCCAATACGGTGCTCGGTGCCCGCACCCCCAAGCATCCTGATTATCTCGATCTGTTTATAGCAATGACCGGACGCGCTCCGGCATCAGGCGTTTATACGCAAGAGGGTCGCGTCGCTCGCAGGGTTCTGAATGTTACACCGCCTTCTGCGCCAGGAAATCATGACGAACTTTTCTGGCCACTCCTGGGGTGGTTGGCTGGAAAGTTTTCGCCCGATCACATACCGCTTGTGACCGGTTTAGAAAACCTGAAGCCATCGACAGATGATCTGAAATCGCTATGCGCGGCTTTCGGTACCACCTCAGGCGTCCCTATGCTGCACATTGCCGGCCACACACCTGAGGCGCATCTTTTGCCTTCAGCGGATGCCGATCATCAGTCTATCGGAATCCCGGAATTCATCAGCGCCTGGAACGAACTCAATCGGGGAGATCTTAAAATCGATCTTGTTGCTATAGGAAGCCCACATGCGTCTATAGATGAAGCTCGCCGCATTGCCGATCTCTTCGGAGACCGTCACTGCAACCTGTCGACTCAATTAATTATAACGATTGGACGAGACATGCTGCAGGCAGCGAGATCCGAGGGCATTGTGGACCGTCTGGAACGAGCAGGCGTTCGGCTCATTCCCGACCTTTGTTGGTGCTCAATCGTAGAACCTGTTTTTCCTCAGGATGCTGAAGGCTTATTCACTAACTCCGGTAAATATGCCCACTATGCTCATGGTTTGTCGGGAAGGCACTCTCGAATCGGCAGTCTTGAGGATTGCGTTGAAGCAGCCATCAGCGGCCATGCACCAGAGCGTCTTCCAGAATGGCTTCAGAGTTAA
- a CDS encoding alpha-hydroxy acid oxidase, with translation MPVYTNIEDLRRRYARRTPKMFYDYAESGSWTEQTFRENTSDFHQIRLKQRVAVDMSGRSTRGTMIGEDVAMPVALAPVGLTGMQSADGEIKAARAAEKFGVPFTLSTMSICSIEDVAEHTTKPFWFQVYTLKDDDFMRRLFERAKAANCSAIVVTVDLQVLGQRHKDIKNGLSAPPKLTARSIANMATKIPWGLEMLGTKRRSFGNIVGHAKGVTDPSSLSTWTSEAFDVSLNWKRIALFKEWWGGKLIIKGIMTPEDARHAVEIGADAIIVSNHGGRQLDGAMSSIRMLPSIMDAVGDDIEVHLDSGIRSGQDVLKALALGAKGTYIGRAFTYGLGAEGEEGVTKALNIIHKELDTTMALCGETDVNRLGPHNLYVPKGFEDPTVKL, from the coding sequence ATGCCGGTTTATACGAATATTGAAGATCTACGTCGTCGTTACGCGCGGCGTACGCCAAAGATGTTTTACGACTACGCGGAATCGGGTAGCTGGACTGAACAGACCTTTCGTGAAAACACCAGCGACTTTCATCAGATTCGCCTTAAACAGCGCGTTGCAGTGGATATGTCGGGGCGCTCGACACGCGGTACCATGATTGGTGAAGATGTCGCCATGCCGGTAGCTCTGGCGCCGGTCGGCTTGACCGGCATGCAATCGGCAGACGGTGAAATCAAGGCCGCCCGGGCGGCCGAGAAGTTTGGCGTGCCCTTTACGCTTTCAACCATGTCGATTTGCTCGATCGAGGACGTTGCCGAGCACACAACAAAGCCCTTTTGGTTTCAGGTCTATACCCTCAAAGATGACGATTTTATGCGTCGTCTGTTTGAGCGCGCCAAGGCTGCCAATTGCTCGGCTATCGTCGTAACCGTCGACCTGCAAGTTCTGGGGCAGCGCCACAAAGATATCAAGAACGGGCTTTCTGCGCCGCCAAAGCTCACCGCCAGGTCCATCGCCAATATGGCCACCAAAATACCCTGGGGGCTTGAAATGCTGGGCACCAAGCGGCGCTCGTTTGGCAATATCGTCGGCCACGCTAAAGGCGTGACGGACCCCTCTTCGCTGTCAACCTGGACCTCGGAAGCTTTTGACGTGTCGCTCAATTGGAAGCGTATTGCCCTGTTCAAGGAGTGGTGGGGCGGCAAGCTGATCATAAAGGGCATCATGACACCCGAAGATGCGCGCCACGCGGTGGAGATTGGCGCCGATGCCATTATTGTTTCCAATCACGGCGGTCGTCAGTTGGATGGTGCGATGAGCTCCATTCGCATGTTGCCAAGCATCATGGATGCAGTCGGCGATGACATTGAAGTGCATCTTGATTCGGGCATTCGCTCTGGCCAGGATGTCCTCAAGGCGCTCGCTCTGGGGGCCAAGGGCACCTATATTGGCCGAGCCTTCACATACGGCCTGGGGGCCGAGGGCGAAGAGGGCGTGACCAAGGCGCTTAACATCATTCACAAGGAGCTGGATACCACCATGGCCCTATGTGGTGAAACGGATGTCAATCGGCTGGGCCCACATAACCTGTATGTGCCCAAAGGCTTTGAGGACCCAACGGTAAAACTGTAA